The nucleotide sequence GAGAACTGACAACTTATCGATTCTCAATCTGACGCAAAGCGATCAAGGAACTCGCCTGCCATTGATCCATTTGCGACTTTACGCTGAACAAGCGGCCCGTCGTGAATGCTCGTCTGGATGTACCTGAGGGAGGATCTCTGTCACGGTATGGGCGAGGAATTCCTAGTGCCACTTCAATGTTACATTCGACGGGGCTCAACATTGGGGAGAGAAAACCCGGAAAGACTGAGCCCGTAATTTCGCTTTGAAGCGGTACTAGGATACACGATCATATCGTTTCTTGCGTGGTTAAGCTTGATTGCCACGAACTGAGGACCGTGGCTGTTCCGATCTGGCTACTCGAGAACGGCCTCTTCGTCCCATTATTCCTCCTCGAAGTGCATCTAGAGGAGTGATCATTCGAGTGAAAGTTTGCATGAAAAACCTCCCAGGTATGACCGCGGGGAGTAGCATGACGATGGAATTCGTCGGCCGTAGTTTCACCAACACCAGATAGAGATCCGCCGGCCAATTGGCCGACTGTGCGTGAGACACGACCGCAGCCTCGAGTCCATCAGCTTTAATTGCGCGAGCATTTGCATAAACTTCAAGTCTAAAGGCGTGCCTATTGCAATGGTCAGGAATTTGGCTAGCATCAGCATGCCCAATCATGCGATTTCTAGAATTTAGACTCTTAAATAGAGTCTGACTTTTTCAAGGAGATCTGCAGATGACAAAGAACAGGGGGGCCTGTAGAGGATGCTTCCTGCAATCTCTGGAAGCGAGGGTGTCCCGGGGCATTCGATTGCTACGACGATACCTTCCGAGAGGTCTTGCACTGTTGATGGTTTTCTCGGGGATGCTTTCCCCCGCAGCCTTTGCCAGGCAGGATTCGCTCGGGCAAAGAGGTCTTCTCAAGGGAACTAAAACACCTGTCATTGAGAAGGCACCGTTGAGTCGTCAGATCACGCTCGGCTCCCTTGAGTTTCGCCAGTCGGATTTTCGAGCCTGGCAAGCCGCCCCGCTTGAGGCTGCTGTCGCCAGCTTCCCCGAGGACGAGAGCAACTACGTCGTCGCCGACTTCGCCGGTGATCCGGAGGCTCGCGGGCGGCTGATGGAATTGATCAAGCAGTCCGGTGCCCGGGTCCTTCAGGAGTTACCCGAAGGTGTCGTTATCCACACGACCCGCGCCACCGTTGGCCAGATCGCCGCCGCCCGCGCTCAGAATTTGGTCGACTTTGTCGCGCCAATTCGGCCGAAGGATAAACTATCTGACTTCCTCCGAAAGAGCGTCAATGCCTTGGAGGATGGGGAACTGCCCGGCCCCTTAGGACCGAAACTCGAACCAGATGAGGAAGACATTCGCCCCGGCCTCGAGGAGCGGCTCCGGAGGCCGGCCGGTGCACCGGCCGGCAACGCGATCGGGGTGGCTGGCCTCGACCCGATCGTTCCCATTCGAGACGAGACCCCCGAGCAAACTCAGGTGGCAATCTACCTATTCCGAGGCCAGTCGACGGAGCCGGTCGTTGCCCAGGTGCACGAACTTGGGGGCAAAGTGCTCGGCGCCGGTCAGGGTGAGGATCTCTCGCTGGTCCGGGCGCAGATGCCGGTGGCGCGGCTCACTCAGATCGCCGAGATGCCCGAGATCCGCGAGATTGTCCCCGACGCCAAGCCAACGCTCCGGAACGACGTTGCCCGGTTGATTCTGAACAGAAATCCCCCCGACTTCACGCCACCGATTCGGGGCCACGGACAGGTCGTCGGCCACGCTGACTCCGGCCTGGACATCGGCGTCAACGACCATACCCTCCACCCCGCCTTCCGGGGACGGGTTAAGAAGGCCTTCCCCCTGGGACGCTCCGCCACGTCGGACTGGAGCGACTTCGACGGCCATGGCACCCACACCGCAGGTTCGATCCTCGGCTCCGGCGAGTTCGCCGGCCCTGCCCCCGAGGCACAACTCGTCCACCAGGCTGTCGGTGATGCGGAAGGGGGCTTGATGGGTATCCCTGACCCCCTGAGCAAGCTCTTCCAGCAGGCTTATGACGAAGGGGCTCGCGTCCACTCCAATAGCTGGGGAATCCCCATCCGAGATTTCCCGTTCCTCAAGGGGCAGTATCTCCGGGGACTGGAGGTCGACACTTGGAGCTGGAACGACGGCCAGCCCCGGGATATGTTGATCGTCTTCGCGGCCGGGAATGACGGGTCAGAGGGCAACGGTTCCGTCGGCTCGCCGGCCACGGCCAAGAACGCCTTGGTCGTCGGGGCGAGCGAGAATCTCCGGCCCAAGGCTGGCCCGCTGGCCGATGACCGCTCGCAACTGGCAACTTTCAGCTCGCTCGGGCCAACCGACAACGGGCGGGTCCGCCCCGATGTCGTCGCCCCGGGGACGTTCATCGCCTCGGCCCGGACCCAGGGAGAGCGGATCGCCTTCGAGGACGATATCGAGGACGCAACCGGCTGGATCGCCGACCAGGCCTTCACTCTCTCCTCGGACCAGGCGTTGCACGGCGACCGGAGTTGGTATCTGTCCCGTACCGACGGTGAGACCTACCGTGATTTCCTCTACTCCCCGGCCTTCAGCCTGCCGGAAGACATTCCGCAGAACGTCGAGGTCTGGGTACGGGGGAAGGTTGAGCCGGCCGAGGCCCTCTTGCTGGCCATCCAAGCCGGCAACTCGGCTCCCAGGCTTTTAAGGGGCCCGGATCGGGTCGTCGGTGAGCGGTCGTTCGACGACTGGACCGTATTGACCTGCCAAATCCCTCCCAGTTTTCTGGGCAAGGACAACCTCCGACTGCTCTTCGCCTTTGTCCAGGACGCTGCGGCCCAGGGCGAGATTGACCTTCACCTCGACCGTGTGAAGGTGACAACCTTCGCCAGCTGGGCCCCCCTGTCAACGATCGACCTTGCTCCTCCGCTGGAGGGCGATGATATTCACTACACGCTCAGCGGGGGGACGTCGATGGCCGCCCCTCTCGTAGCCGGTTGCGCAGCTCTGGTCCGGCAGTCACTCATCGTTGGCAGGACGCCGGTGCCCAGCGCCGAGCTGGTCAAGGCGATCCTCATCAACTCGGCCGACGCCCACAGCGGGCCTCGTCCCAACAACCGAGCCGGATGGGGGTTGGTCAACCTTCGTCGGGCTCTGACCTCGACCTCGCTCTTCGACGACGAGACCGCACTGGCCGAGGGTGAGTCGATCAGCTACACGATTCAGGTGACCGACTCTGCCCCCGAGCTCCGGACAACTTTGGTCTGGGCCGATCCCCCAGGGAACCAACTCCAGAACAACTTGAACATGGTCCTCATCACACCCAACGGCGAGGAGATTCTGCCGGTTGACGGCCAGGGAGTCTCCCCCGATTCGACAAACAATGTCGAGGGCATCGACATCCCGAGTCCCGAGGTCGGGGCCTGGACACTCACGGTCCAGGCGGACCGCATCACTCAGGGGCCACAGCCGTTCGCTTTAGTCGTATCCGGCGGTATCGCCATCGCCGATGGCGAGGACGAGGACGTTGAGAGCGAATAACTGTCCGCTCGCCGGCCGGGCCTCCGACCCCGGCCGGCGAACGCCGTCAAAGGGGTCGTCGAGCCGTTCGGCCCCATCGACCTCGGGAGGTCCCGGCGATCACGCCGGCCGCATCATTCCGCAGGAACAAGTTCAAGGGACCTCG is from Tautonia marina and encodes:
- a CDS encoding S8 family serine peptidase, giving the protein MSRQITLGSLEFRQSDFRAWQAAPLEAAVASFPEDESNYVVADFAGDPEARGRLMELIKQSGARVLQELPEGVVIHTTRATVGQIAAARAQNLVDFVAPIRPKDKLSDFLRKSVNALEDGELPGPLGPKLEPDEEDIRPGLEERLRRPAGAPAGNAIGVAGLDPIVPIRDETPEQTQVAIYLFRGQSTEPVVAQVHELGGKVLGAGQGEDLSLVRAQMPVARLTQIAEMPEIREIVPDAKPTLRNDVARLILNRNPPDFTPPIRGHGQVVGHADSGLDIGVNDHTLHPAFRGRVKKAFPLGRSATSDWSDFDGHGTHTAGSILGSGEFAGPAPEAQLVHQAVGDAEGGLMGIPDPLSKLFQQAYDEGARVHSNSWGIPIRDFPFLKGQYLRGLEVDTWSWNDGQPRDMLIVFAAGNDGSEGNGSVGSPATAKNALVVGASENLRPKAGPLADDRSQLATFSSLGPTDNGRVRPDVVAPGTFIASARTQGERIAFEDDIEDATGWIADQAFTLSSDQALHGDRSWYLSRTDGETYRDFLYSPAFSLPEDIPQNVEVWVRGKVEPAEALLLAIQAGNSAPRLLRGPDRVVGERSFDDWTVLTCQIPPSFLGKDNLRLLFAFVQDAAAQGEIDLHLDRVKVTTFASWAPLSTIDLAPPLEGDDIHYTLSGGTSMAAPLVAGCAALVRQSLIVGRTPVPSAELVKAILINSADAHSGPRPNNRAGWGLVNLRRALTSTSLFDDETALAEGESISYTIQVTDSAPELRTTLVWADPPGNQLQNNLNMVLITPNGEEILPVDGQGVSPDSTNNVEGIDIPSPEVGAWTLTVQADRITQGPQPFALVVSGGIAIADGEDEDVESE